In Trifolium pratense cultivar HEN17-A07 linkage group LG7, ARS_RC_1.1, whole genome shotgun sequence, a genomic segment contains:
- the LOC123899314 gene encoding phospholipase D delta-like → MTPQKSDSVVYLHGNLDLKIVEARYLPNMDMFSERFRRFFSAINKCSNSISGKNHPPRHHHHKIITSDPYVTVCLAGATVARTRVISNSQSPKWEEHFKIPLAHPVSQVELYVKDNDMFGAELIGIATVSAKRILSGEYISDWFPIIGSGGKPPKPDCAVFIEMKFTRCDDNPLYRSGIVPDLERFSVRDSYFPVRKGGSVTLYQDAHVPDSMLPGIELDDGVEFQQGKCWEDICHAILEAHHMVYIVGWSIYHKVKLVREPTKPLPSGGNLNLGELLKYKSQEGLRVLLLVWDDKTSHSKFFINTNGIMQTHDEETRKFFKHSSVTCVLSPRYASSKLSIFKQQVVGTLFTHHQKCVIVDTQAHGNNRKITAFIGGLDLCDGRYDTPEHRIFRDLDTVYKDDFHNPTFVEGTKCPRQPWHDLHCKIEGPAAYDILTNFEQRWKKATKWSELGQKFKRVSHWHDDSLIKLERISWILSPSESMPNDDPELWVSKEDDPENWHVQVFRSIDSGSLKGFPKNTYEAGAQNLVCAKNLVIDKSIQTAYIHAIRSAQHFIYIENQYFIGSSFAWPSYKEAGADNLIPMELALKIVSKIRSRERFTVYIVIPMWPEGVPSSAAVQEMLYFQGQTMQMMYEIIARELKYMKLDNSHPQDYLNFYCLGNREKFAAEVSSPNNAHCDHGDTVSASQKFQRFMIYVHAKGMVVDDEYVIVGSANINQRSLAGSRDTEIAMGAYQPRHTWNKKMGHPRGQVYGYRMSLWAEHLGTIHDCFNEPESLECVENVNTIAKENWKKYTADDFKPLQGHIMQYPIKVNADGKVCSLPGFEYFPDVGGKVLGCRSTFPDALTT, encoded by the exons ATGACTCCTCAGAAATCAGACTCCGTCGTTTACCTTCACGGTAACCTCGATTTGAAGATCGTTGAGGCTCGTTATTTACCAAACATGGACATGTTTTCAGAGCGTTTTCGAAGATTCTTCTCCGCTATTAACAAATGCAGCAATTCAATCAGTGGTAAAAACCATCCACcacgtcatcatcatcataagaTAATCACCAGTGATCCATACGTAACCGTTTGTCTCGCCGGTGCTACGGTGGCGCGTACGCGTGTTATTTCAAACTCGCAATCACCGAAATGGGAAGAGCATTTTAAAATTCCTTTGGCTCATCCTGTTTCTCAGGTTGAATTATACGTGAAAGATAATGACATGTTTGGCGCTGAATTGATCGGAATCGCAACCGTTTCTGCTAAGAGGATCTTATCAGGTGAATATATCAGTGATTGGTTTCCGATTATAGGTTCTGGCGGTAAACCTCCAAAACCTGATTGCGCGGTTTTTATTGAGATGAAATTCACCAGGTGTGATGATAATCCTCTTTACCGTTCCGGCATTGTGCCTGATCTGGAGAGGTTTTCGGTTCGGGATTCGTATTTTCCTGTTCGGAAAGGAGGATCGGTGACGCTGTATCAAGATGCACACGTTCCGGATTCGATGTTGCCGGGGATTGAATTGGATGATGGTGTTGAATTTCAGCAGGGGAAATGTTGGGAAGATATTTGTCACGCAATATTGGAAGCACATCATATGGTGTATATTGTTGGTTGGTCAATTTACCATAAGGTGAAGCTTGTTAGAGAACCAACAAAACCATTACCAAGTGGTGGAAATTTGAATTTGGGGGAATTACTCAAGTATAAATCACAAGAAGGTTTGCGAGTTTTACTGTTGGTTTGGGATGATAAAACTTCACACAGCAAATTTTTCATCAATACg AATGGAATAATGCAGACTCATGATGAAGAAACTCGAAAGTTTTTCAAGCATTCTTCAGTTACATGTGTGTTATCACCACGATATGCCAGCAGTAAGCTTAGCATTTTCAAGCAGCAG GTTGTCGGAACACTTTTTACGCACCATCAGAAATGTGTGATCGTTGATACCCAAGCACATGGCAATAATCGGAAGATAACCGCATTTATAGGTGGTCTAGATCTTTGTGATGGCCGTTATGATACACCTGAGCATAGAATTTTCCGTGATTTGGACACTGTTTATAAGGATGATTTTCATAATCCCACATTTGTG GAAGGAACCAAGTGTCCAAGGCAACCATGGCATGATCTGCATTGCAAAATTGAAGGGCCCGCTGCATATGATATACTCACTAATTTTGAGCAGCGATGGAAGAAAGCCACCAAATGGTCTGAGTTGGGTCAAAAATTCAAAAGAGTATCTCACTGGCATGATGATTCTTTGATTAAGTTAGAACGCATCTCTTGGATTCTTAGTCCTTCTGAATCAATGCCAAATGATGATCCTGAATTATGGGTTTCAAAGGAAGATGACCCTGAAAATTGGCATGTTCAG gTTTTTCGATCCATAGATTCAGGCTCTTTGAAAGGATTTCCTAAGAATACATATGAAGCCGGGGCTCAG AATCTTGTTTGTGCTAAAAATTTGGTCATAGATAAGAGTATTCAAACAGCTTACATACATGCCATCAGATCCGCTCAGCATTTTATCTATATTGAGAATCAATACTTCATTGGATCATCCTTTGCTTGGCCATCTTACAAAGAAGCAG GTGCTGATAACTTAATTCCAATGGAGTTGGCACTAAAGATTGTCAGTAAGATCAGATCCCGGGAGAGATTTACTGTTTATATTGTCATTCCAATGTGGCCCGAAGGCGTCCCTTCTTCTGCCGCCGTGCAAGAAATGCTCTATTTTCAG GGACAAACTATGCAAATGATGTATGAAATCATAGCTCGGGAATTGAAATATATGAAACTTGACAATAGCCATCCACAAGATTACCTCAATTTTTACTGTCTTGGTAACCGAGAGAAGTTTGCAGCTGAAGTTTCAAGTCCAAATAATGCACATTGTGATCATGGCGACACG GTTTCAGCTTCACAAAAGTTCCAACGATTTATGATTTATGTACATGCCAAAGGAATGGTTGTGGATGATGAATATGTGATAGTTGGGTCTGCCAATATCAATCAACGATCTTTGGCTGGATCAAGAGATACCGAGATAGCAATGGGCGCATATCAACCCCGTCATACATGGAACAAGAAAATGGGACATCCTCGTGGTCAG GTATATGGGTATAGAATGTCCTTGTGGGCAGAGCACTTAGGGACCATACATGACTGCTTCAACGAGCCTGAAAGTTTGGAATGTGTGGAGAATGTGAACACGATTGCTAAAGAAAACTGGAAAAAGTATACAGCTGATGATTTTAAGCCATTGCAAGGGCACATTATGCAATATCCCATCAAAGTGAATGCAGATGGGAAAGTATGTTCTTTACCTGGATTTGAGTATTTCCCAGATGTCGGTGGCAAGGTGCTAGGTTGCCGTTCTACCTTTCCCGATGCTCTAACTACATAG
- the LOC123899316 gene encoding tetracycline resistance protein, class A, whose protein sequence is MSGRIMEKLNLYGLSHLFITVFLHNLSTFMVVPAITDVTMAALCPGQDECSIAIYLTGFQQAMIGLGTLVTMPLLGSLSDKYGRKAILTLPMTLMIIPLGILAYSRTKTFFYVYYVFRIIIFMICDGCIPCLALAYVADNVPESGRSTAFGILSGIGSSAFVCGTLAARFLSTAQTFQVSTFAAVLGAVYMQIFLRDSVMDQNNVLCTPIISQGKPIISCKSKSNMPLLKALRSLQDLTSFLNSSKIITQAAIVAFFSNLADVGFHGSMMYYLKAQFHFDKNHFADLMIISGIAGTVSQLFLMPIFAPTVGEARLLSIGLFFHFLHMFIYSIAWSSWVPYAAAMFSILFVFSQPCIRSIVSKQVDPHEQGRAQGCISGICSIAHIVSPLVFSPLTALFLSEKAPFSFPGFSILCIGIASMISFFQSMMLRVVPPILS, encoded by the exons TTAAATTTGTATGGTTTGAGCCATCTCTTCATTACGGTTTTTCTTCATAACTTATCGACATTCATGGTGGTGCCGGCCATCACAGATGTCACCATGGCTGCGCTTTGTCCCGGACAAGATGAATGCTCAATTGCCATCTACCTCACTGGTTTTCAACAAGCG ATGATAGGATTGGGAACGCTTGTGACGATGCCTCTTTTGGGTAGTCTCTCCGATAAGTATGGGAGGAAAGCTATTCTCACACTTCCTATGACCCTCATGATTATTCCCTTGG GGATATTAGCTTACAGTAGGACAAAAACATTCTTCTATGTGTATTACGTATTTAGGATCATCATTTTCATGATCTGTGATGGATGCATTCCTTGCCTCGCTCTAGCTTATGTT GCAGATAATGTTCCAGAAAGTGGGAGAAGCACTGCCTTTGGAATTCTTTCAGGGATTGGATCCTCTGCTTTTGTTTGTGGTACACTAGCAGCTCGTTTTCTATCTACTGCTCAAACTTTTCAG GTTTCCACTTTTGCTGCGGTGCTCGGAGCAGTTTACATGCAAATTTTCCTTCGAGATTCTGTCATGGATCAAAACAACGTCCTTTGTACCCCGATCATTTCACAGGGAAAGCCAATAATTTCTTGTAAATCGAAATCTAACATGCCGTTGTTGAAAGCATTACGATCTTTGCAGGATCTAACATCTTTCCTCAATAGTAG CAAGATTATCACTCAAGCAGCAATTGTTGCATTCTTCAGTAACCTTGCAGATGTTGGTTTTCATGGTTCAATGATG TATTACTTAAAGGCTCAGTTTCATTTTGATAAGAATCATTTTGCTGATTTAATGATCATTTCTGGTATTGCGGGGACTGTATCACAG CTTTTTCTTATGCCGATTTTTGCTCCTACTGTGGGTGAGGCAAGACTTCTTTCGATCGGattattttttcactttttacaT ATGTTCATTTACAGCATAGCATGGTCCTCCTGG GTTCCTTATGCTGCTGCAATGTTctcaattttgtttgttttttcacaACCATGT ATACGAAGTATTGTGTCTAAACAAGTTGATCCACACGAGCAG GGAAGAGCTCAAGGTTGCATCTCAGGCATATGTTCAATTGCTCATATTGTATCTCCCTTGGTTTTCTCTCCATTAACGG CTCTATTTTTATCTGAAAAGGCACCTTTTAGTTTTCCTGGCTTCAGTATATTGTGTATTGGAATTGCTTCG ATGATATCTTTTTTTCAGAGCATGATGCTCAGAGTGGTTCCTCCCATTTTGAGTTAG